A genomic region of Raphanus sativus cultivar WK10039 chromosome 6, ASM80110v3, whole genome shotgun sequence contains the following coding sequences:
- the LOC108806616 gene encoding UDP-glycosyltransferase 85A3 isoform X2, with amino-acid sequence MHYEVSLFFSDESCLTKKHLDTPIDWIPSMKNLKLKDIPTFVRTTNPNDIMLNFLVRETDRSKRASAIILNTFDDLDHDIIQAMQSILPPVYSIGPLHLLVNREIEEGSETQRLGSNLWREETECLDWLDTKARNTVVYVNFGSITVMTAKQLVEFAWGLAASRKEFLWVIRPDLVAGEEAVIPTEFLTETEGRRMLLSWCPQEKVLSHPAVGGFLTHNGWNSTLESISAGVPMVCWPFFAEQQTNAKFCCDEWGVGMEIGEDVKREEVEVVVRELMDGEKGKKLREKAEEWRRLAEKATKDPCGSSVVNFETVVNKILSAR; translated from the coding sequence atgcaCTACGAGGTATCATTGTTTTTTTCAGATGAGAGTTGTTTGACTAAGAAGCACTTGGACACACCAATAGATTGGATACCATCAATGAAGAATCTGAAACTAAAAGACATCCCCACCTTCGTCCGTACCACTAACCCCAACGACATAATGCTCAACTTCCTTGTCCGCGAGACAGACCGATCCAAACGCGCCTCTGCCATCATTCTCAACACGTTCGATGACCTcgatcatgacatcatccaaGCTATGCAGTCCATTTTACCACCGGTTTATTCTATTGGACCGCTTCACCTCTTAGTAAACCGGGAGATTGAAGAAGGTAGTGAGACACAAAGGCTAGGATCAAACCTTTGGAGAGAGGAGACGGAGTGTTTGGACTGGCTCGATACCAAGGCTCGAAACACCGTTGTTTACGTTAACTTTGGGAGCATAACGGTAATGACCGCGAAGCAGCTCGTGGAGTTCGCTTGGGGGTTGGCAGCATCAAGAAAAGAGTTTTTATGGGTGATCCGACCAGATTTAGTAGCTGGAGAAGAGGCGGTGATTCCGACAGAGTTTTTAACAGAGACGGAAGGTAGAAGAATGTTGTTGAGTTGGTGTCCTCAGGAGAAAGTCCTGTCTCATCCGGCGGTCGGAGGATTTTTAACACATAATGGATGGAACTCAACGTTAGAGAGTATATCTGCTGGAGTTCCAATGGTGTGTTGGCCTTTTTTTGCGGAGCAGCAAACGAACGCGAAGTTCTGTTGCGACGAGTGGGGAGTGGGAATGGAGATTGGCGAGGATGTGAAAAGAGAAGAGGTTGAGGTGGTGGTAAGAGAGCTGATGGATGGAGAAAAGGGAAAGAAGTTAAGAGAGAAGGCGGAGGAGTGGCGGCGTTTGGCGGAGAAAGCGACAAAGGATCCGTGTGGTTCGTCGGTCGTGAATTTTGAGACGGTTGTTAATAAGATTCTCTCGGCGAGATGA
- the LOC108807080 gene encoding UDP-glycosyltransferase 85A1, whose product MASHVVYNGEKPHVVCVPYPAQGHITPMMKVAELLHARGFHVTFVNTVYNHNRLIRSRGPHALEGLPSFWFESIPDGLPETDVDVTQDITALCDSTMKNCLTPFKELLQRINAKDDVPPVSCIVSDGCMTFTLDAAEELGVPEVLFWTTSACAFMVYLHFYIFIETGLAPIKAEDYLTNEYLDTVIDFIPSMKNLKFKDIPSFIRTTNHDDIMLNFALRETERSKRASAIILNTFDDLDHDVIQSMNSILPPVYPIGPLHLLANREIEEDSELRKMGSNLWKEEMECLDWLDTKAPKSVVYVNFGSITVITAKQLAEFAWGLAGSGKEFLWVIRPDLVAGEEAMVPPEFLTETAPRRMLAGWCPQEKVINHPAIGGFLTHCGWNSMVESLCGGVPMICWPFFADQQTNCKYCCDEWEVGMEIGGDVRREEIERVIRELMDGEKGKKMREKANEWQRLAKAATEHDCGSSFVNFEKFVKVLLDRDQRIK is encoded by the exons ATGGCATCTCATGTCGTTTACAACGGAGAAAAACCACACGTAGTTTGCGTGCCGTATCCGGCTCAAGGCCACATCACTCCGATGATGAAAGTGGCTGAACTCCTCCACGCCAGAGGTTTTCACGTCACTTTCGTCAACACTGTCTACAATCACAACCGTCTCATTCGATCCCGTGGACCCCATGCTCTTGAGGGGCTCCCTTCTTTCTGGTTTGAGTCGATCCCTGACGGTCTACCTGAAACCGACGTGGACGTCACGCAGGACATCACTGCCCTTTGTGATTCCACCATGAAGAACTGTCTTACTCCATTCAAGGAGCTTCTCCAGAGGATTAACGCCAAAGATGATGTTCCTCCGGTGAGCTGTATTGTATCGGACGGTTGTATGACCTTTACTCTGGATGCTGCTGAGGAGCTTGGAGTCCCGGAAGTTCTTTTTTGGACTACTAGCGCTTGCGCCTTCATGGTTTATCTACATTTCTATATCTTCATCGAAACGGGTTTAGCTCCTATAAAAG CTGAGGATTACTTGACGAACGAGTACTTAGACACGGTTATAGATTTCATACCGTcgatgaaaaatctaaaattcaagGATATTCCTAGCTTCATCCGTACCACTAATCATGATGATATTATGCTTAACTTTGCCCTACGCGAGACGGAGCGGTCCAAACGCGCTTCTGCTATCATTCTCAACACATTTGATGATCTCGATCATGATGTCATCCAGTCCATGAACTCCATTTTACCTCCGGTTTATCCAATTGGACCGCTTCATCTATTAGCTAACCGGGAGATTGAAGAAGACAGTGAACTTAGAAAGATGGGATCGAACTTATGGAAAGAGGAGATGGAATGTTTGGACTGGCTCGATACTAAGGCTCCAAAAAGCGTTGTTTATGTTAACTTTGGGAGCATAACGGTTATAACTGCCAAGCAGCTTGCTGAGTTTGCATGGGGGTTGGCGGGAAGTGGGAAGGAGTTTTTATGGGTGATCCGTCCGGACTTAGTAGCTGGAGAGGAGGCCATGGTTCCGCCAGAGTTTTTGACGGAGACGGCACCCCGGAGGATGTTGGCGGGTTGGTGTCCTCAGGAGAAAGTTATTAACCACCCGGCAATAGGAGGTTTCTTGACGCATTGCGGGTGGAATTCGATGGTAGAGAGTCTATGTGGCGGTGTACCGATGATATGTTGGCCGTTCTTTGCCGACCAGCAAACAAATTGTAAGTACTGTTGTGATGAGTGGGAGGTGGGGATGGAGATTGGAGGAGATGTGAGGAGAGAGGAGATTGAGAGGGTGATTAGAGAGTTGATGGATGGTGAAAAGGGAAAGAAAATGAGAGAGAAGGCCAACGAATGGCAGCGCTTGGCGAAGGCAGCCACTGAGCATGACTGTGGTTCCTCGTTTGTGAATTTTGAGAAGTTTGTTAAGGTTCTTTTGGACAGAGATCAgagaattaaataa
- the LOC108806616 gene encoding UDP-glycosyltransferase 85A3 isoform X1, whose amino-acid sequence MGDVVCGAQKPHVVCIPYPAQGHINPMLKVAKLLHAKGFHVTFVNTIYNHKRILRSRGPNALDGLPSFQFEAIPDGLPETEVDATQDIPSLSESSMKNCLTPFKELLRQINARDDVPSLSCIVSDGAMSFTLDAAEELGVPEVLFWTPSAPGVMGYLHFCLFIEKGLSPFEDESCLTKKHLDTPIDWIPSMKNLKLKDIPTFVRTTNPNDIMLNFLVRETDRSKRASAIILNTFDDLDHDIIQAMQSILPPVYSIGPLHLLVNREIEEGSETQRLGSNLWREETECLDWLDTKARNTVVYVNFGSITVMTAKQLVEFAWGLAASRKEFLWVIRPDLVAGEEAVIPTEFLTETEGRRMLLSWCPQEKVLSHPAVGGFLTHNGWNSTLESISAGVPMVCWPFFAEQQTNAKFCCDEWGVGMEIGEDVKREEVEVVVRELMDGEKGKKLREKAEEWRRLAEKATKDPCGSSVVNFETVVNKILSAR is encoded by the exons atgggAGATGTGGTTTGTGGCGCACAAAAACCACACGTAGTTTGCATCCCTTACCCAGCTCAAGGCCACATCAACCCGATGCTGAAAGTGGCTAAACTCCTCCACGCAAAAGGCTTTCACGTCACCTTCGTCAACACCATCTACAACCACAAGCGCATACTCCGTTCCCGTGGTCCCAACGCCCTGGACGGACTTCCTTCCTTTCAGTTTGAAGCCATACCTGATGGTCTACCGGAGACTGAGGTGGATGCCACGCAAGACATCCCTTCCCTTTCCGAGTCCAGCATGAAGAACTGTCTAACTCCTTTCAAGGAACTTCTCCGGCAGATCAACGCCAGAGATGATGTTCCTTCGCTCAGTTGTATTGTATCGGACGGTGCCATGAGCTTTACACTTGACGCTGCCGAGGAGCTCGGTGTCCCGGAGGTTCTTTTCTGGACCCCGAGTGCACCTGGCGTCATGGGTTATTTACACTTTTGTCTCTTCATCGAGAAAGGTTTATCTCCTTTTGAAG ATGAGAGTTGTTTGACTAAGAAGCACTTGGACACACCAATAGATTGGATACCATCAATGAAGAATCTGAAACTAAAAGACATCCCCACCTTCGTCCGTACCACTAACCCCAACGACATAATGCTCAACTTCCTTGTCCGCGAGACAGACCGATCCAAACGCGCCTCTGCCATCATTCTCAACACGTTCGATGACCTcgatcatgacatcatccaaGCTATGCAGTCCATTTTACCACCGGTTTATTCTATTGGACCGCTTCACCTCTTAGTAAACCGGGAGATTGAAGAAGGTAGTGAGACACAAAGGCTAGGATCAAACCTTTGGAGAGAGGAGACGGAGTGTTTGGACTGGCTCGATACCAAGGCTCGAAACACCGTTGTTTACGTTAACTTTGGGAGCATAACGGTAATGACCGCGAAGCAGCTCGTGGAGTTCGCTTGGGGGTTGGCAGCATCAAGAAAAGAGTTTTTATGGGTGATCCGACCAGATTTAGTAGCTGGAGAAGAGGCGGTGATTCCGACAGAGTTTTTAACAGAGACGGAAGGTAGAAGAATGTTGTTGAGTTGGTGTCCTCAGGAGAAAGTCCTGTCTCATCCGGCGGTCGGAGGATTTTTAACACATAATGGATGGAACTCAACGTTAGAGAGTATATCTGCTGGAGTTCCAATGGTGTGTTGGCCTTTTTTTGCGGAGCAGCAAACGAACGCGAAGTTCTGTTGCGACGAGTGGGGAGTGGGAATGGAGATTGGCGAGGATGTGAAAAGAGAAGAGGTTGAGGTGGTGGTAAGAGAGCTGATGGATGGAGAAAAGGGAAAGAAGTTAAGAGAGAAGGCGGAGGAGTGGCGGCGTTTGGCGGAGAAAGCGACAAAGGATCCGTGTGGTTCGTCGGTCGTGAATTTTGAGACGGTTGTTAATAAGATTCTCTCGGCGAGATGA
- the LOC108810469 gene encoding UDP-glycosyltransferase 85A1, translating into MESHATDNRKKPHVTCVPYPAQGHINPMLKLAKLLHAKGIHVTFVNTVYNHNRLLRSRGPNALDGLPSFRFETIPDGLPETNVDATQDITSLCESTMKNCLAPFEELLWRINASDDVPPVSSIISDDCMSFTLDAAEKLCIPHLLFWSTSACGLMAYLHFDHFIEKGLCPVKDESYLTKEYLDTVIDWIPSMKNLKLKDIPSFVRTTDRDDIMLKFTLHEVERAKRTSAIILNTFDDLEHDVIRSIQPIFSPVYTIGPLHLLANQEIEDTSKVGRIGSNLWKEEIECLEWLDTKTPDSVLYVNFGSITVMNAKQLVEFAWGLAGSGKDFLWVIRPNLVAGEAAVVPPEFLVKTRNRGMMASWCPQEKVLSHPAVGGFLTHCGWNSMLESLCGGVPMICWPFFAEQPTNCKFCCDEWGVGMEISESVKREETEAVVKELMDGDKGRKMREKAREWRRLAEKATEHKYGSSVINFEMVVSKVLLRQRSED; encoded by the exons atGGAATCTCATGCCACTGATAACAGAAAAAAACCACATGTAACTTGCGTGCCTTACCCGGCCCAAGGCCACATCAATCCCATGCTGAAACTGGCTAAACTCCTCCACGCGAAAGGCATCCACGTTACCTTCGTCAATACCGTCTACAACCACAATCGACTCCTTCGGTCCCGTGGACCAAACGCTCTTGATGGACTTCCTTCGTTCCGGTTCGAGACCATCCCCGACGGTCTACCAGAGACCAACGTGGACGCCACGCAGGACATCACTTCCCTTTGCGAGTCCACCATGAAGAACTGTCTAGCTCCGTTCGAGGAGCTTCTCTGGCGGATTAACGCCAGCGATGATGTCCCTCCcgtgagttctataatatcggACGATTGTATGAGTTTCACTCTTGATGCAGCAGAGAAGCTTTGCATCCCTCATTTGCTTTTTTGGAGCACAAGTGCTTGTGGCCTCATGGCTTATTTACATTTTGATCACTTCATCGAAAAGGGTTTATGTCCAGTAAAAG ATGAGAGTTACTTGACGAAAGAATACTTGGACACCGTTATAGATTGGATACCGTCgatgaaaaatctaaaactaaagGATATTCCGAGCTTCGTCCGTACCACTGATCGTGATGATATTATGCTTAAGTTTACCCTCCACGAGGTCGAGCGAGCGAAACGCACTTCTGCTATCATTCTCAACACATTTGATGACCTAGAGCACGATGTCATCCGGTCTATACAACCCATTTTTTCTCCGGTTTATACAATTGGACCGCTTCATCTTTTAGCTAACCAGGAGATTGAAGATACTAGTAAGGTAGGAAGGATAGGATCAAATTTATGGAAAGAGGAGATAGAATGTTTGGAATGGCTTGATACTAAGACTCCAGACAGTGTACTCTATGTTAACTTCGGGAGCATCACTGTCATGAACGCAAAGCAGCTTGTTGAGTTTGCTTGGGGTTTGGCAGGAAGTGGGAAGGATTTTTTGTGGGTGATCCGGCCAAATTTAGTTGCTGGAGAGGCGGCGGTGGTTCCACCGGAGTTTTTAGTGAAGACAAGGAACCGAGGCATGATGGCCAGTTGGTGTCCTCAAGAGAAGGTCCTTTCCCACCCGGCAGTGGGAGGTTTCTTAACCCATTGCGGATGGAACTCAATGTTAGAGAGTTTATGTGGCGGTGTACCGATGATATGTTGGCCGTTTTTTGCAGAACAGCCAACGAATTGTAAATTTTGCTGTGATGAGTGGGGAGTGGGGATGGAGATCAGCGAAAGTGTAAAGAGGGAGGAGACTGAGGCTGTGGTAAAAGAGCTGATGGATGGAGACAAGGGAAGGAAAATGAGAGAGAAGGCGAGGGAATGGCGGCGCTTAGCCGAGAAAGCGACAGAACATAAGTATGGTTCCTCGGTTATAAACTTTGAGATGGTTGTTAGCAAGGTTCTTTTGAGACAGAGATCAGAGGATTAA